The Glycine max cultivar Williams 82 chromosome 12, Glycine_max_v4.0, whole genome shotgun sequence genome window below encodes:
- the LOC102660573 gene encoding probable disease resistance protein At1g61300 isoform X1, whose protein sequence is MGRPRGDEKYWNEVTSFEENGKQKWKCKHCEKTYGGGYSRIKLHLDKEQKGQGITKCPVYCSNEEVLNIIASTSIHPQETVNTLNPLQVVEDVVAGEMIVPVGAPINHQTNNESTSLFEGWAPEHAIVGSNNSNGIFQSKISVINELVSDLSREEDDIKEQLEWLESRGKKRKGDVDDWMDELRDLKKHVADVDWLGFTNFYASDLVDKLRKHKIDKPLVLSNEFVGEQFELNVGKMWKLLVDDQVFVIGINGMGGVGKTFLATYMENEIKRKGSFRHVFWVTVSHDFTTFKLQHQIAKKIGVKLDGDDERCRATILSSELEKIENSVLILDDVWRYIDLQKVGIPLKVNGKVNGIKLIMTSRLKHVCRQMDCLPDNTIQIYPLKKEEDEEEDWELFLLKLGHHGTPATLPPQVVEIARSVVRKCDGLPLAINVMARTMKGCYDTIMWKHELNKLENLEMGEEVKEEVFTVLKRSYDNLIEKDLQKYLLYFAQIPNNSGFQSKSYLVKKLVESGLLKNVKRSLREVFDEACAMANKLVDHSLFVGYDYHTKMHGLVRNMACRILNESNNYMVKCEGNLSEIPDVKEWIVDLEVVSLGGNRIKEIPEGISPNCPRLSTLILSGNCIGHIPEGFFIHMNALTVLNISYNDFLTSLPHSLSNLRSLVSLVLQNCSNLEYIPPLGELQALSRLDISGCSIRQVPEGLKNLINLKWLDMSINEHLTLAPRCVLPGLTNLQYLDLRCDSAIIAEDVQGMSMLECFGGIFLGKDNYNSYVQEILDRGHGPKTYDIHVEDVRDLIFAFDIDDPVSLYEDHQNVRFWQCEGLLYLLPRDLKKLSMERNDQWVCLCGALSSSGPLSSLNQIDIIGGCKLKSLFCLSSSCSLCTNIQNLQVLNIYGLDSFTAICEEDAVDLTRSLSPRGVFSNLKKFQLSQCHEIETLLTPLLVPQLQNLEVLSVESCRSMREIFAVSNSGNDDNFNIILPKLIRLRLWNLPELTTVCREILVCGSADILFINHCPKLERLPRIVVYD, encoded by the exons ATGGGTCGACCTAGAGGTGATGAAAAGTACTGGAATGAAGTAACGAGTTTTGAAGAGAACGGGAAGCAGAAGTGGAAGTGCAAGCATTGTGAAAAAACGTATGGTGGAGGTTATTCAAGAATTAAACTGCATTTAGATAAAGAACAAAAAGGACAAGGCATTACTAAATGCCCCGTTTATTGTAGCAATGAAGAAGTTCTCAACATCATTGCTTCCACTTCAATCCATCCACAAGAAACTGTAAATACACTGAATCCATTACAAG TGGTTGAAGATGTTGTTGCTGGCGAAATGATTGTCCCTGTTGGTGCTCCAATTAACCATCAAACAAATAATGAATCAACAAGTTTATTCGAAG gtTGGGCACCAGAGCATGCTATTGTCGGAAGCAACAATTCGAATGGTATTTTCCAAAGTAAGATTAGTGTGATAAATGAGTTGGTTTCCGATCTATCAAGAGAGGAAGATGACATCAAGGAACAATTAGAATGGCTAGAATCTCGCGGCAAGAAGCGCAAGGGTGATGTTGATGACTGGATGGATGAACTACGAGACCTGAAGAAACATGTTGCTGATGTGGATTGGTTAGGGTTCACTAACTTTTATGCATCGGATTTGGTTGATAAATTGCGAAAGCATAAGATTGATAAGCCTCTGGTGTTGTCAAATGAATTTGTTGGTGAACAATTTGAGTTAAATGTTGGAAAGATGTGGAAGCTTCTGGTGGATGACCAAGTTTTCGTTATTGGCATAAATGGAATGGGGGGAGTGGGGAAAACATTCCTAGCAACTTATATGGAGAATGAGATAAAAAGAAAGGGAAGTTTCAGGCATGTCTTCTGGGTCACTGTTTCTCATGATTTCACCACTTTCAAATTGCAACATCAGATTGCAAAAAAAATAGGGGTAAAACTTGATGGAGATGATGAGAGATGTAGAGCAACAATTTTGTCATCGGAGTtggagaaaatagaaaattcagTACTTATTTTGGATGATGTTTGGAGATATATTGATCTACAAAAGGTGGGAATTCCTCTTAAAGTAAATGGCAAAGTAAATGGCATTAAGTTGATCATGACAAGTCGTTTGAAACATGTGTGTCGACAGATGGATTGCCTACCAGATAATACAATACAAATATACCctttgaaaaaagaagaagacgaagaagaagattgGGAGTTATTTTTGCTAAAACTTGGACACCATGGAACACCCGCAACACTTCCCCCTCAAGTAGTGGAGATTGCAAGATCTGTTGTAAGGAAGTGTGATGGTTTACCACTTGCAATCAATGTGATGGCTAGAACCATGAAAGGTTGTTATGACACTATTATGTGGAAACATGAATTGAATAAACTTGAAAATTTGGAGATGGGAGAAGAGGTGAAGGAAGAAGTCTTCACAGTACTAAAACGTAGCTAtgataatttaattgaaaaggaCCTGCAAAagtatttgttatattttgcaCAGATACCAAACAATTCTGGTTTCCAGTCAAAAAGCTACTTAGTTAAAAAGCTTGTTGAGAGtggtttgttaaaaaatgtaaagaggAGTTTGAGGGAAGTATTTGATGAGGCGTGTGCCATGGCGAATAAACTCGTAGACCATTCTTTGTTTGTGGGTTATGATTACCATACAAAAATGCATGGTCTGGTGAGGAACATGGCATGCCGTATCTTGAATGAGAGTAACAATTACATGGTGAAATGTGAAGGAAATTTGAGTGAGATACCTGACGTGAAGGAGTGGATAGTTGATTTGGAGGTAGTTTCATTGGGGGGAAACAGAATAAAAGAAATCCCAGAAGGCATATCACCTAATTGTCCACGCTTGTCCACCTTGATTTTATCTGGTAATTGTATCGGCCACATTCCGGAGGGTTTTTTCATACACATGAATGCTCTAACAGTACTTAATATATCATATAATGATTTCTTGACATCTTTGCCGCATTCGCTGTCCAACTTGAGGTCTCTTGTTTCTTTAGTGCTccaaaattgttcaaatttGGAATATATACCTCCATTGGGAGAGCTACAAGCATTGTCAAGATTGGACATTTCAGGTTGTTCGATTCGCCAAGTACCAGAAGGCTTGAAAAATCTAATAAACTTGAAATGGCTTGATATGTCCATAAATGAGCATTTAACGCTGGCACCAAGATGTGTACTGCCCGGTTTGACCAATTTGCAATATCTGGATCTCCGTTGTGATTCAGCTATAATAGCAGAAGATGTACAAGGGATGAGTATGCTTGAATGTTTTGGAGGAATCTTTCTCGGCAAAGATAATTACAATAGTTACGTGCAAGAAATTCTGGACAGAGGTCATGGACCTAAAACTTATGATATCCATGTAGAAGATGTTAGGGATCTGATATTTGCATTTGATATTGATGATCCAGTTTCTCTATACGAAGATCATCAAAATGTACGGTTTTGGCAATGCGAAGGATTGCTGTATTTACTACCCAGAGACCTTAAGAAATTGAGTATGGAACGCAATGATCAATGGGTGTGCTTATGTGGTGCTCTGTCATCAAGTGGTCCTCTTTCTTCTTTGAATCAAATTGATATTATTGGCGGCTGTAAGCTGAAGAGCTTGTTCTGTTTGTCTAGCTCTTGTTCCTTATGCACTAATATCCAAAACCTTCAAGTTTTGAATATTTATGGTTTAGATAGTTTCACTGCAATCTGTGAGGAAGATGCTGTTGATTTAACACGATCTTTGTCTCCAAGGGGTGTGTTCTCAAATCTCAAGAAATTTCAGCTCAGCCAATGCCATGAAATAGAGACGTTGCTGACACCATTGTTAGTGCCACAACTTCAAAACCTAGAGGTTTTATCGGTCGAGAGCTGTAGGTCCATGAGAGAGATATTTGCAGTGAGTAATAGTGGCAATGATGATAATTTCAACATTATACTCCCCAAATTGATCAGATTGCGGTTGTGGAATTTACCAGAATTGACGACCGTGTGCAGAGAAATTTTAGTATGTGGATCTGCGGATATATTGTTCATTAATCATTGTCCCAAATTAGAAAGGCTACCAAGAATCGTCGTGTATGATTGA
- the LOC102660573 gene encoding probable disease resistance protein At1g61300 isoform X2 encodes MGRPRGDEKYWNEVTSFEENGKQKWKCKHCEKTYGGGYSRIKLHLDKEQKGQGITKCPVYCSNEEVLNIIASTSIHPQETVNTLNPLQDVVAGEMIVPVGAPINHQTNNESTSLFEGWAPEHAIVGSNNSNGIFQSKISVINELVSDLSREEDDIKEQLEWLESRGKKRKGDVDDWMDELRDLKKHVADVDWLGFTNFYASDLVDKLRKHKIDKPLVLSNEFVGEQFELNVGKMWKLLVDDQVFVIGINGMGGVGKTFLATYMENEIKRKGSFRHVFWVTVSHDFTTFKLQHQIAKKIGVKLDGDDERCRATILSSELEKIENSVLILDDVWRYIDLQKVGIPLKVNGKVNGIKLIMTSRLKHVCRQMDCLPDNTIQIYPLKKEEDEEEDWELFLLKLGHHGTPATLPPQVVEIARSVVRKCDGLPLAINVMARTMKGCYDTIMWKHELNKLENLEMGEEVKEEVFTVLKRSYDNLIEKDLQKYLLYFAQIPNNSGFQSKSYLVKKLVESGLLKNVKRSLREVFDEACAMANKLVDHSLFVGYDYHTKMHGLVRNMACRILNESNNYMVKCEGNLSEIPDVKEWIVDLEVVSLGGNRIKEIPEGISPNCPRLSTLILSGNCIGHIPEGFFIHMNALTVLNISYNDFLTSLPHSLSNLRSLVSLVLQNCSNLEYIPPLGELQALSRLDISGCSIRQVPEGLKNLINLKWLDMSINEHLTLAPRCVLPGLTNLQYLDLRCDSAIIAEDVQGMSMLECFGGIFLGKDNYNSYVQEILDRGHGPKTYDIHVEDVRDLIFAFDIDDPVSLYEDHQNVRFWQCEGLLYLLPRDLKKLSMERNDQWVCLCGALSSSGPLSSLNQIDIIGGCKLKSLFCLSSSCSLCTNIQNLQVLNIYGLDSFTAICEEDAVDLTRSLSPRGVFSNLKKFQLSQCHEIETLLTPLLVPQLQNLEVLSVESCRSMREIFAVSNSGNDDNFNIILPKLIRLRLWNLPELTTVCREILVCGSADILFINHCPKLERLPRIVVYD; translated from the exons ATGGGTCGACCTAGAGGTGATGAAAAGTACTGGAATGAAGTAACGAGTTTTGAAGAGAACGGGAAGCAGAAGTGGAAGTGCAAGCATTGTGAAAAAACGTATGGTGGAGGTTATTCAAGAATTAAACTGCATTTAGATAAAGAACAAAAAGGACAAGGCATTACTAAATGCCCCGTTTATTGTAGCAATGAAGAAGTTCTCAACATCATTGCTTCCACTTCAATCCATCCACAAGAAACTGTAAATACACTGAATCCATTACAAG ATGTTGTTGCTGGCGAAATGATTGTCCCTGTTGGTGCTCCAATTAACCATCAAACAAATAATGAATCAACAAGTTTATTCGAAG gtTGGGCACCAGAGCATGCTATTGTCGGAAGCAACAATTCGAATGGTATTTTCCAAAGTAAGATTAGTGTGATAAATGAGTTGGTTTCCGATCTATCAAGAGAGGAAGATGACATCAAGGAACAATTAGAATGGCTAGAATCTCGCGGCAAGAAGCGCAAGGGTGATGTTGATGACTGGATGGATGAACTACGAGACCTGAAGAAACATGTTGCTGATGTGGATTGGTTAGGGTTCACTAACTTTTATGCATCGGATTTGGTTGATAAATTGCGAAAGCATAAGATTGATAAGCCTCTGGTGTTGTCAAATGAATTTGTTGGTGAACAATTTGAGTTAAATGTTGGAAAGATGTGGAAGCTTCTGGTGGATGACCAAGTTTTCGTTATTGGCATAAATGGAATGGGGGGAGTGGGGAAAACATTCCTAGCAACTTATATGGAGAATGAGATAAAAAGAAAGGGAAGTTTCAGGCATGTCTTCTGGGTCACTGTTTCTCATGATTTCACCACTTTCAAATTGCAACATCAGATTGCAAAAAAAATAGGGGTAAAACTTGATGGAGATGATGAGAGATGTAGAGCAACAATTTTGTCATCGGAGTtggagaaaatagaaaattcagTACTTATTTTGGATGATGTTTGGAGATATATTGATCTACAAAAGGTGGGAATTCCTCTTAAAGTAAATGGCAAAGTAAATGGCATTAAGTTGATCATGACAAGTCGTTTGAAACATGTGTGTCGACAGATGGATTGCCTACCAGATAATACAATACAAATATACCctttgaaaaaagaagaagacgaagaagaagattgGGAGTTATTTTTGCTAAAACTTGGACACCATGGAACACCCGCAACACTTCCCCCTCAAGTAGTGGAGATTGCAAGATCTGTTGTAAGGAAGTGTGATGGTTTACCACTTGCAATCAATGTGATGGCTAGAACCATGAAAGGTTGTTATGACACTATTATGTGGAAACATGAATTGAATAAACTTGAAAATTTGGAGATGGGAGAAGAGGTGAAGGAAGAAGTCTTCACAGTACTAAAACGTAGCTAtgataatttaattgaaaaggaCCTGCAAAagtatttgttatattttgcaCAGATACCAAACAATTCTGGTTTCCAGTCAAAAAGCTACTTAGTTAAAAAGCTTGTTGAGAGtggtttgttaaaaaatgtaaagaggAGTTTGAGGGAAGTATTTGATGAGGCGTGTGCCATGGCGAATAAACTCGTAGACCATTCTTTGTTTGTGGGTTATGATTACCATACAAAAATGCATGGTCTGGTGAGGAACATGGCATGCCGTATCTTGAATGAGAGTAACAATTACATGGTGAAATGTGAAGGAAATTTGAGTGAGATACCTGACGTGAAGGAGTGGATAGTTGATTTGGAGGTAGTTTCATTGGGGGGAAACAGAATAAAAGAAATCCCAGAAGGCATATCACCTAATTGTCCACGCTTGTCCACCTTGATTTTATCTGGTAATTGTATCGGCCACATTCCGGAGGGTTTTTTCATACACATGAATGCTCTAACAGTACTTAATATATCATATAATGATTTCTTGACATCTTTGCCGCATTCGCTGTCCAACTTGAGGTCTCTTGTTTCTTTAGTGCTccaaaattgttcaaatttGGAATATATACCTCCATTGGGAGAGCTACAAGCATTGTCAAGATTGGACATTTCAGGTTGTTCGATTCGCCAAGTACCAGAAGGCTTGAAAAATCTAATAAACTTGAAATGGCTTGATATGTCCATAAATGAGCATTTAACGCTGGCACCAAGATGTGTACTGCCCGGTTTGACCAATTTGCAATATCTGGATCTCCGTTGTGATTCAGCTATAATAGCAGAAGATGTACAAGGGATGAGTATGCTTGAATGTTTTGGAGGAATCTTTCTCGGCAAAGATAATTACAATAGTTACGTGCAAGAAATTCTGGACAGAGGTCATGGACCTAAAACTTATGATATCCATGTAGAAGATGTTAGGGATCTGATATTTGCATTTGATATTGATGATCCAGTTTCTCTATACGAAGATCATCAAAATGTACGGTTTTGGCAATGCGAAGGATTGCTGTATTTACTACCCAGAGACCTTAAGAAATTGAGTATGGAACGCAATGATCAATGGGTGTGCTTATGTGGTGCTCTGTCATCAAGTGGTCCTCTTTCTTCTTTGAATCAAATTGATATTATTGGCGGCTGTAAGCTGAAGAGCTTGTTCTGTTTGTCTAGCTCTTGTTCCTTATGCACTAATATCCAAAACCTTCAAGTTTTGAATATTTATGGTTTAGATAGTTTCACTGCAATCTGTGAGGAAGATGCTGTTGATTTAACACGATCTTTGTCTCCAAGGGGTGTGTTCTCAAATCTCAAGAAATTTCAGCTCAGCCAATGCCATGAAATAGAGACGTTGCTGACACCATTGTTAGTGCCACAACTTCAAAACCTAGAGGTTTTATCGGTCGAGAGCTGTAGGTCCATGAGAGAGATATTTGCAGTGAGTAATAGTGGCAATGATGATAATTTCAACATTATACTCCCCAAATTGATCAGATTGCGGTTGTGGAATTTACCAGAATTGACGACCGTGTGCAGAGAAATTTTAGTATGTGGATCTGCGGATATATTGTTCATTAATCATTGTCCCAAATTAGAAAGGCTACCAAGAATCGTCGTGTATGATTGA